Proteins encoded together in one Anticarsia gemmatalis isolate Benzon Research Colony breed Stoneville strain chromosome 1, ilAntGemm2 primary, whole genome shotgun sequence window:
- the Arf6 gene encoding ADP-ribosylation factor 6: MGKLLSKIFGNKEMRILMLGLDAAGKTTILYKLKLGQSVTTIPTVGFNVETVTYKNVKFNVWDVGGQDKIRPLWRHYYTGTQGLIFVVDCADRDRIDEARQELHRIINDREMRDAIILIFANKQDLPDAMKPHEIQEKLGLTRIRDRNWYVQPSCATSGDGLYEGLTWLTSNHKL, encoded by the exons ATGGGGAAGCTACTATCGAAAATCTTCGGCAACAAGGAGATGAGGATATTGATGTTGGGCCTCGATGCTGCCGGAAAGACTA ctattttatataaattaaaattaggcCAGTCAGTCACAACGATACCTACGGTCGGTTTCAATGTAGAAACTGTTACGTATAAGAACGTCAAATTCAACGTATgggacgttggggggcaggacAAAATACGACCGCTCTGGAGGCATTACTATACAG GCACCCAAGGTTTAATATTCGTGGTGGACTGCGCGGACCGCGACCGCATCGACGAGGCGCGCCAGGAGCTGCACAGGATCATCAATGACAGGGAGATGCGCGACGCAATCATACTCATCTTCGCCAACAAACAGGACTTGCCTGATG CGATGAAACCACACGAGATACAAGAGAAGCTGGGGCTGACGCGCATCCGCGACCGCAACTGGTACGTGCAGCCGTCGTGCGCGACGTCGGGCGACGGGCTGTACGAGGGGCTCACGTGGCTCACCAGCAACCACAAGTTATGA